The genomic segment TTGCCCTGAAACACCCGCAGCCCCAGCGCCCGCGACCCCGACTCGACAAGCTTCTCAACCTCGCCCAGCCGCACCGTGACAGAGAACTCCTCGCCCTCGCGCACTGCCGCCTCCGCATCGGAAGCACCAGCCTTCACGGCCAGCTTCACAACATCGGCAGCAAGCGATTCAAGATCGAGTTCAGACGTGGAGGGGGAATTCACTGCTGTTTCAGTCATACTTCGAAGCTATCAAAGACACCAAGAATCGATCAGGCGGCCGACAGTCGCACTTCGACCTTCGAGCCCGTCGCCTGCGCGAACCGCAGCAACGTCTTCGTGCTCGGAAGCGTCTGCCCACTTTCGAGGCGCGCAATCGTTGACTGGCTCGTACCCATGCGTTGCGCAAGCTCAGCCTGCGATAACCCGGCGCGAACACGAGCGCGAATCAGCTCCGTCGCAATCTCAAATTCAGGAGCCAGACGATCGTACTCTGCCTTCACCTCGGGATCTTTCAGCCATTCTTTGGCTAAGTTCTCGAAAGGGATTGTCATCTGACCTCCTCTGCTCGCCTCAGTCCAAGATTGATCTCAGACTGTGGAGTTTGCTGTGTCTTCTTCACAAATGCACGCACAATCACCACGCGTCTGCCGAAAGCCGTCACGTAGAGAGCGCGTGCAATGCCGTCACGCCCTGCTAAACGGATCTCCCACAGCTTGCCCTCAAGATGCTTGACGTGAGGCTCTCGAATCGTCTCCAGCCCAACTTGGCTGATGAGCCGTGAAATCCAAACCAGTCGAGCTCGGATGTCTTTCGGGAGCTCATCGAGTTCCCGCTGGACGATCTCATTCAGGACTTCGACTCGCCATTCCACGCGTCAGTATATCTCAAATTTGAGATAGACGCTGACCTACCGCCCCGTTCCTCCCACCGTCATCCGATCCAGCTTGATCGTCGGCATACCCACGCCCACCGGCACGCTCTGCCCATCCTTGCCGCACGTCCCGATGCCCTCATCGAGCTTCAGATCATAGCCCACCATCGACACATGCTTCAGCGCCTCCGGCCCATTCCCGATCAACGTCGCATCCCGCACCGGCGCCGTAATCTTGCCGTCCTCAATCAGGTACGCTTCGCTGGCCGAGAAGACGAACTTGCCGTTGGTGATGTCCACCTGTCCGCCGCCAAAGTTCGGCGCATACAGCCCGCGTTTCACGCTGCGGATAATGTCCTCCGGATCATCCTCGCCGGCCAGCATATACGTGTTCGTCATGCGCGGCATGGGAACGCAGTGATAGCTCTCGCGCCGCCCCGAGCCTGTATTCGCCGTGCCCATCAGCCGCGCCGACAACTTGTCCGTCAGATAGCCCTTCAGGATTCCGTTCTCAATCAGCACCGTTTCCTGCGTCGGCGACCCCTCGTCGTCCACATTCAGCGATCCGCGCCGCCCCTCAATCGTGCCGTTATCCACCACCGTGACCTTCGGACTCGCCACAGGCCTCCCAATCAATCCGCTGAACGCCGACGTACCCTTGCGGTTGAAGTCGGCTTCGAGCCCATGGCCCACTGCCTCATGCAGCAGGATCCCCGGCCAGCCTGGCCCCAGCACCACTTCCATCTCGCCCGCCGGCGCTGGAACCGCCCCCAACTGCAGAATCGCGCCGCGCGCCGCCTCCTGTGCCAAATTCTCCGGGCTCTTCGATCCCACAAACTGCGCGAGTCCCGCACGTCCGCCTGCGCCCGCCTGGCCCTTGGTCGTGTTGTCGCCATCCTTCGCGATCACAAATGCATTCAACCGGCACAGCGGCTGCGTGTCGCTGGCGAAAGAGCCATCCGAACCCGCAATCAGAACCCGCCGCAGCTCTTCCGAATAGCTCGCCCGCACCTGCACAATCCGCGGATCAAACGCCCGCGCCGCACGGTCCGCCCGAAGAATCAGCTCCAGCCGCGCCGCCAGATCCAGGTCAAACCCGCCCAGCGGAACCGGATACAGATCCGGCGTCTGCGCCTCCGTG from the Occallatibacter riparius genome contains:
- the tldD gene encoding metalloprotease TldD produces the protein MTSPADIPANNHKRYFFEKFGITERLLERCLGEALSAGGDYADLYFESVTAVSLGVDEQIVKSASTGTSAGCGIRVISGERTGYAYTDNLNADRLLHAAKTAALIASGPAKAPVQGFTEAQTPDLYPVPLGGFDLDLAARLELILRADRAARAFDPRIVQVRASYSEELRRVLIAGSDGSFASDTQPLCRLNAFVIAKDGDNTTKGQAGAGGRAGLAQFVGSKSPENLAQEAARGAILQLGAVPAPAGEMEVVLGPGWPGILLHEAVGHGLEADFNRKGTSAFSGLIGRPVASPKVTVVDNGTIEGRRGSLNVDDEGSPTQETVLIENGILKGYLTDKLSARLMGTANTGSGRRESYHCVPMPRMTNTYMLAGEDDPEDIIRSVKRGLYAPNFGGGQVDITNGKFVFSASEAYLIEDGKITAPVRDATLIGNGPEALKHVSMVGYDLKLDEGIGTCGKDGQSVPVGVGMPTIKLDRMTVGGTGR
- a CDS encoding type II toxin-antitoxin system RelE/ParE family toxin; translation: MEWRVEVLNEIVQRELDELPKDIRARLVWISRLISQVGLETIREPHVKHLEGKLWEIRLAGRDGIARALYVTAFGRRVVIVRAFVKKTQQTPQSEINLGLRRAEEVR
- a CDS encoding helix-turn-helix transcriptional regulator, which gives rise to MTIPFENLAKEWLKDPEVKAEYDRLAPEFEIATELIRARVRAGLSQAELAQRMGTSQSTIARLESGQTLPSTKTLLRFAQATGSKVEVRLSAA